The Sulfurospirillum deleyianum DSM 6946 nucleotide sequence AAAACCAACCCTATTTTGATGAAAACATCAAAGGTACGATGGGAATGCTCACCGAGTGGAGCATTGAAGCAGAAAAAATCTTAACCTTCTAACCATGCACTACGAAACCTTTCAAAAAGCCTTAGAAACCTTAGGCATTATTTCGGGGATGGGTAAAAAAGAGATTCGAGAATGCTACCTTGAACTCTGTAAACAGCACCATCCCGACGCCTCGGGTGAAGCAGGAGAGAAATTTC carries:
- a CDS encoding J domain-containing protein; amino-acid sequence: MHYETFQKALETLGIISGMGKKEIRECYLELCKQHHPDASGEAGEKFQEIHEAYRLLMTYTEEFRFRFSQEEFQGQFPFSDSQKGDWLYKF